One Triticum dicoccoides isolate Atlit2015 ecotype Zavitan chromosome 4B, WEW_v2.0, whole genome shotgun sequence genomic window carries:
- the LOC119293218 gene encoding protein STIP1 homolog, whose translation MDEQDDKSTKAELKLCGDIAVKRKNYRGASAFYSEAIELDASDATLYANRSLCYLQMAEADKALRDANTCIKLRPEWLKGYYRKGAALMSLKEYKEARDAFEAGLKLDPANTEMEKVFQEAVEAMKKDDLARKTENASSRPAREKQARKGRGRNTR comes from the exons ATG GATGAGCAAGATGATAAAAGTACAAAGGCTGAGCTGAAACTATGTGGTGACATAGCTGTTAAGAGGAAGAATTACCGTGGCGCATCAGCATTCTACAGCGAG GCAATTGAGCTGGACGCTAGTGATGCGACGCTGTACGCAAACAGGAGCCTTTGCTACCTGCAAATGGCTGAAGCAGATAAGGCACTGCGTGATGCTAATACCTGCATAAAACTGCGGCCGGAATGGTTAAAAGGTTACTACAGGAAAGGAGCTGCTCTCATGTCGCTCAAG GAGTACAAAGAAGCACGTGATGCGTTCGAGGCCGGACTGAAACTGGACCCTGCAAACACCGAGATGGAGAAAGTATTCCA GGAGGcagttgaggcgatgaaaaaggatGACTTGGCCAGAAAAACAGAAAATGCTTCAAGCCGTCCAGCTAGAGAAAAACAGGCACGCAAGGGGCGCGGCCGCAACACCCGCTGA
- the LOC119293216 gene encoding putative F-box/FBD/LRR-repeat protein At3g49030, which yields MGKGNKDDRLSALPDDILVNILDRLNVRDAARTSVLSRRWSQLCAKLSRLIISALDFLPKDVSRSSANISDDELVRINAAVVQATKSVLARRSPGEHTIGLLSMTFHLIDDIPISAIGHAVGHAMATHLVKNAKFCVRTRKDDDEELVIWARRFMLFFHASQVAFGGLTSLNIGNLRFGESDISSILTTCKRLKRMHLYNCDSGDSSTLQVEHANLSELCIVYCGLEQVKLNWLPQLTSIVFDGWIDFQDPLVLGHVPLLESVSLTNVALSFNKMVKLSRFLGSASPRVLKLGFRSEKIWVQPECPTQDLASVFRQLRFVNLVKLPEGYDLTWTMFILEAAPLLKELYMTVWDDLCSMEMDEEKRKKQLYSENKGVEWGLAAADFHHHSLVTLVIFGFESEDYAVDYVRCVMVAAVNLEDVFLYSRLELECGNCQDKKPTRFAWTKRQKISLKKRITAGIESFAIIHSNKTIRADHKAKMLYPKCTHLDTTSG from the exons ATGGGG AAAGGCAATAAAGATGACAGGCTCAGCGCGTTGCCGGATGACATTCTGGTCAACATTCTTGACCGGCTCAATGTGCGCGACGCTGCAAGAACCAGCGTCCTCTCAAGACGGTGGAGTCAGCTCTGCGCCAAGCTCTCTCGGCTTATAATAAGTGCTCTGGACTTCCTGCCCAAGGATGTGTCACGCAGCAGTGCCAACATCTCTGACGATGAATTGGTTCGGATCAATGCAGCCGTGGTTCAGGCAACAAAGAGCGTGCTGGCGCGCAGAAGTCCGGGTGAACACACCATCGGCCTTCTGTCCATGACGTTCCACTTGATAGATGATATCCCCATATCCGCCATCGGGCACGCCGTTGGTCATGCCATGGCGACGCACCTAGTCAAGAATGCCAAATTTTGTGTTAGGACAAGGAAGGATGATGATGAAGAACTGGTCATCTGGGCGAGACGATTCATGTTGTTCTTTCATGCTTCTCAAGTTGCGTTTGGTGGTCTCACTAGTCTCAACATAGGAAATTTGAGATTTGGTGAATCAGACATATCCAGCATCCTCACCACTTGCAAGCGGCTGAAGCGTATGCACTTGTACAATTGTGACTCGGGTGATTCTAGCACCCTGCAAGTTGAACACGCTAATCTCAGTGAGCTCTGTATCGTATATTGTGGTCTCGAGCAAGTTAAGCTGAACTGGCTCCCTCAGCTCACAAGCATAGTCTTTGACGGTTGGATAGATTTCCAAGATCCACTGGTTCTTGGTCATGTTCCATTGCTCGAGTCTGTAAGCCTCACAAATGTTGCCCTTAGTTTCAACAAGATGGTCAAGTTAAGTAGGTTTCTTGGCAGTGCCTCTCCACGAGTTCTGAAGTTGGGGTTTAGGTCCGAAAAG ATTTGGGTGCAGCCAGAATGTCCAACGCAAGATCTGGCATCTGTGTTCCGCCAACTAAGGTTTGTGAACCTTGTTAAACTTCCTGAAGGGTATGATCTCACCTGGACAATGTTTATTCTTGAAGCTGCACCCTTACTGAAGGAGTTGTACATGACA GTCTGGGATGATTTGTGTTCAATGGAAATGGATGAGGAGAAGAGAAAAAAACAATTGTATAGTGAGAACAAGGGTGTAGAGTGGGGCTTGGCCGCAGCTGATTTCCATCACCACAGTTTGGTCACACTAGTCATCTTTGGCTTTGAATCTGAAGATTATGCTGTTGATTATGTCAGATGTGTCATGGTGGCGGCGGTCAATCTAGAGGATGTGTTCCTCTATAGTAGGTTGGAGTTGGAGTGCGGCAACTGCCAGGACAAGAAGCCCACCAGGTTCGCCTGGACTAAAAGGCAGAAGATTTCACTGAAGAAGAGAATCACCGCGGGGATTGAGTCGTTTGCCATAATCCACTCCAACAAGACGATACGGGCTGACCATAAAGCAAAAATGCTTTACCCAAAGTGCACACACCTTGACACAACAAGTGGTTGA